A window of Xylophilus sp. GW821-FHT01B05 contains these coding sequences:
- a CDS encoding DUF6094 domain-containing protein produces MPANQETSMALMFPRLARNFAKNGYYPTDEPTLERALNALMPSDGPMCILDPCAGEGVAIAEAAHALGREQAKAFAVEFDAERARHARGLVDHCLHADLMDTMISKQSFGLLWLNPPYGDLSKDVNGNIGYQGQGRARLEKLFYQRTLSLLQYGGILVFIVPSYVLDAELVGWLTRHYADLRIYRAVDKQFRQVVIFGRRVRQRELGPDGVKAVRNLLLQVGLGEVEAEELPSEWPFLPYIVPASPAEPEHFFRVTMEPEQFADEVGRLQGLWPSQDTHLGAAQQSLRPPARALSHWHLALALAAGAISGVVRSKTGRVLVVKGDTHKDKTLQREFTEREDGSIAETRILTDKFVPVIRAWDMTPGSATRGEVLTIR; encoded by the coding sequence ATCCCCGCCAACCAGGAGACTTCCATGGCCCTCATGTTCCCGCGGCTCGCCCGCAATTTCGCCAAGAACGGGTATTACCCGACCGACGAACCCACGCTCGAAAGAGCCCTCAACGCACTGATGCCCAGCGATGGGCCGATGTGCATCCTCGATCCCTGCGCCGGTGAAGGCGTGGCGATCGCCGAAGCCGCCCATGCCCTCGGGCGCGAGCAGGCCAAGGCGTTCGCCGTCGAGTTCGACGCAGAGCGGGCACGCCATGCCCGCGGTCTGGTCGATCACTGCCTGCACGCGGACCTGATGGACACGATGATCTCCAAGCAGTCGTTCGGGCTGCTCTGGCTCAACCCACCGTATGGCGACCTGTCCAAGGACGTCAACGGCAACATCGGCTACCAGGGCCAGGGCCGCGCTCGCCTCGAAAAGCTCTTTTACCAGCGCACCCTGTCGCTGTTGCAGTACGGCGGCATCCTGGTCTTCATCGTCCCCAGCTACGTGCTCGACGCGGAGCTGGTCGGCTGGCTGACGCGCCACTATGCCGATCTGCGCATCTACCGAGCGGTCGACAAGCAGTTCCGACAGGTGGTGATCTTCGGCCGCCGGGTGCGCCAGCGCGAGCTGGGACCCGATGGCGTCAAAGCCGTGCGCAATCTGCTGCTGCAGGTCGGGCTTGGCGAAGTCGAAGCCGAGGAGCTGCCGAGCGAATGGCCGTTCCTGCCCTACATCGTCCCCGCCAGTCCGGCCGAGCCGGAGCATTTCTTCCGCGTGACGATGGAGCCGGAGCAGTTCGCCGATGAGGTTGGTCGGCTCCAAGGCCTCTGGCCGTCGCAGGACACGCACCTGGGAGCCGCGCAGCAGTCGCTGCGTCCGCCCGCGCGTGCCTTGTCCCACTGGCATCTCGCCCTGGCTCTGGCCGCGGGTGCGATCTCAGGGGTTGTGCGCTCCAAGACCGGGCGCGTGCTCGTCGTCAAAGGTGACACCCACAAGGACAAGACGCTCCAGCGGGAATTCACCGAACGCGAAGACGGCTCCATCGCCGAGACCCGCATCCTCACCGACAAGTTCGTGCCTGTCATACGCGCGTGGGACATGACGCCCGGCTCCGCTACACGGGGCGAGGTCCTGACCATCCGTTAA
- a CDS encoding DUF3577 domain-containing protein codes for MSTTSNEKSYFDLHTSGIGYIQRVREVPIRGGRRAQPFLACTIAALVGPAKDPSSRYFDVKVSGAEAKKLVERYIGVDDPKQRPLVRFRTGDLRADPYIRDKGEKKGQAGASLKARLLKSELMDRDELASIKQYELITRGIGYLSRVKDVTPKDGDPFLSCTIAALCGPVDEPEYRYFDTIVAPPEAEHLVRRCVQAIEGDCKVLIAFRLNDMKVDPYIRTKGERAGEPGANLESTLVHIGLIKIDGTQVYPTSQAQAEAPQAEEASAPEAEVAADTVADQPVEPAEREPAGEVEEQEPALAASF; via the coding sequence ATGAGCACCACATCCAACGAGAAATCGTATTTCGACCTCCACACCTCGGGCATCGGCTACATCCAGCGTGTCCGTGAAGTACCGATCCGGGGCGGCCGCCGTGCGCAACCCTTCCTGGCGTGCACCATCGCCGCGCTGGTCGGTCCCGCAAAGGACCCTAGCTCCCGCTATTTCGACGTCAAGGTCTCGGGTGCCGAGGCCAAGAAACTGGTCGAGCGCTACATCGGCGTTGACGATCCCAAGCAGCGCCCGCTGGTGCGCTTTCGCACCGGCGATCTGCGGGCTGATCCCTACATCCGCGACAAAGGTGAAAAGAAGGGTCAGGCCGGCGCGTCCCTCAAGGCACGTCTGCTCAAGTCCGAACTGATGGACCGGGACGAACTGGCTTCGATCAAGCAGTACGAACTGATCACCCGCGGCATCGGCTACCTCAGCCGTGTGAAGGACGTCACCCCCAAAGATGGCGATCCCTTCCTGTCGTGCACCATTGCCGCGCTGTGCGGACCTGTCGATGAGCCGGAATATCGGTACTTCGACACCATCGTCGCCCCCCCTGAAGCCGAGCATCTGGTTCGCCGATGCGTGCAGGCCATCGAAGGGGACTGCAAGGTGCTGATCGCCTTCCGTCTGAACGACATGAAGGTCGATCCGTACATCCGCACCAAGGGCGAGCGCGCCGGGGAACCGGGAGCGAACCTGGAATCGACGCTGGTCCACATCGGTCTCATCAAGATCGACGGCACCCAGGTCTATCCGACGAGCCAGGCGCAAGCCGAGGCGCCGCAGGCCGAGGAAGCATCCGCGCCCGAAGCCGAGGTTGCTGCCGACACCGTTGCCGACCAGCCTGTCGAGCCCGCCGAGCGCGAGCCCGCAGGTGAAGTCGAGGAGCAGGAACCGGCATTGGCTGCTTCGTTCTGA
- a CDS encoding helicase-related protein yields MSLDLETTAAEAAPVQGELLDAESSPLTLSLQDFVGEFGDELLDALNSANPPVYSGQPQAHRQLVVASLKRKLFPAQAEVVHAAAELLIDRGERAAIVNGEMGCGKTTVGIATAAVLNAEGYRRTLVLSPPHLVYKWRREIQETVAGAKVWVLNGPDTLVKLIKLREQLNVQPTGQEFFVLGRVRMRMGFHWKPVFTQRRTRHGNVAACPDCGTVITDLDGEPVNPVALEAEEYRRKCSHCAAPLWTLIRPRSLSGSDQSSSVLKALKRIPTIGEVTAQKLMQKFGDGFLASMLGDNIHEFINLMDGNGELVFSDRQATRMERAMANMEFGFGEGGYQPSEFVKRYLPQGTFYLLIADEAHEYKNGGSAQGQAMGVLAAKARKTLLLTGTLMGGYGDDLFHLLFRALPGRMIEDGYRPTTSGSMISAEMAFMRDHGVLKDIYSESTGTAHKTAKGTKVSVRTVKAPGFGPKGVLRCILPFTIFLKLKDIGGNVLPPYDEEFREVAMETAQAAAYRDLAGRLTAELKQALARRDTTLLGVVLNVLLAWPDCCFRSETVVHPRTRNTLAFVPAQFNEFEVTPKERELIDICKEEKAQGRKVLAYAVYTGTRDTTSRLKVLLEQEGFKVAVLRASVDASRREDWIAEQLDRGIDVLITNPELVKTGLDLLEFPTIVFMQSGYNVYSLQQAARRSWRIGQKLSVRVIYLGYAATSQMTCLELMAKKIMVSQSTSGDVPESGLDVLNQDGDSVEVALARQLVVA; encoded by the coding sequence ATGTCCCTCGATCTCGAAACCACTGCCGCTGAAGCCGCGCCCGTACAGGGCGAACTGCTCGATGCGGAATCTTCCCCTCTGACCCTGAGCCTTCAGGATTTCGTCGGCGAGTTCGGCGACGAACTGCTCGACGCCCTCAACAGCGCCAACCCGCCGGTCTATAGCGGCCAGCCGCAGGCGCACCGACAACTCGTCGTCGCCAGCCTCAAGCGCAAGCTGTTCCCGGCCCAGGCCGAAGTCGTCCACGCCGCCGCCGAGTTGCTGATCGACCGTGGCGAACGCGCCGCGATCGTCAATGGCGAGATGGGCTGCGGCAAGACGACCGTGGGTATTGCCACGGCCGCCGTGCTCAACGCCGAAGGTTACCGCCGCACCCTGGTTCTTTCGCCACCGCACCTCGTTTACAAGTGGCGGCGCGAGATCCAGGAGACCGTGGCGGGCGCCAAGGTGTGGGTGCTCAACGGACCGGACACGCTCGTCAAGCTCATCAAGCTGCGCGAGCAGTTGAACGTCCAGCCCACGGGCCAGGAGTTCTTTGTCCTGGGCCGCGTGCGGATGCGGATGGGCTTCCACTGGAAGCCCGTCTTCACCCAGCGGCGTACCCGTCACGGCAACGTGGCGGCCTGCCCCGATTGCGGCACGGTCATCACCGACCTCGACGGCGAGCCGGTCAACCCGGTCGCGCTCGAAGCCGAGGAGTACCGCAGGAAGTGCAGCCACTGCGCCGCGCCCCTATGGACGCTGATCCGCCCGCGCAGCCTGTCCGGCAGCGACCAGTCCTCGTCCGTGCTGAAAGCCTTGAAGCGCATCCCGACGATCGGAGAAGTCACCGCGCAGAAGCTGATGCAGAAGTTCGGCGACGGGTTCCTGGCGTCGATGCTGGGCGACAACATCCATGAGTTCATCAACCTCATGGACGGCAACGGCGAACTGGTGTTTTCCGACCGTCAGGCCACGCGCATGGAACGTGCGATGGCGAACATGGAGTTTGGCTTCGGCGAAGGGGGATACCAACCCTCAGAGTTTGTGAAGCGCTATCTTCCACAGGGCACGTTCTACTTGCTCATCGCCGACGAGGCGCACGAGTACAAGAACGGTGGCAGTGCCCAGGGTCAGGCGATGGGCGTGCTGGCGGCAAAGGCTCGCAAGACCTTGCTGCTGACCGGAACCCTCATGGGGGGATACGGTGATGATCTCTTTCATCTACTGTTTCGAGCCCTGCCTGGGCGAATGATCGAAGACGGCTACCGCCCGACCACGAGCGGCAGCATGATCTCGGCCGAGATGGCGTTCATGCGCGATCACGGCGTCCTGAAGGACATCTATTCCGAGAGTACCGGCACGGCGCACAAGACGGCCAAGGGCACCAAGGTATCGGTGCGCACGGTCAAGGCCCCGGGCTTCGGCCCCAAGGGCGTGCTGCGCTGCATCCTGCCGTTCACGATCTTCCTCAAGCTCAAAGACATCGGCGGCAACGTCCTGCCGCCGTATGACGAGGAGTTCCGTGAAGTCGCAATGGAAACGGCGCAAGCCGCGGCCTACCGCGATCTGGCGGGTCGGCTGACCGCGGAGCTGAAACAGGCTCTGGCGCGACGCGATACGACGCTGCTGGGTGTGGTGCTCAACGTGCTGCTGGCATGGCCGGACTGCTGCTTCCGGTCGGAAACCGTGGTGCATCCGCGCACGCGCAACACCTTGGCATTCGTCCCGGCTCAGTTCAACGAGTTCGAGGTGACGCCGAAAGAGCGCGAGCTGATCGACATCTGCAAAGAGGAGAAGGCGCAGGGCCGCAAGGTCCTCGCCTACGCGGTCTATACCGGCACGCGCGACACCACGTCACGTCTGAAGGTGTTGCTGGAGCAGGAAGGCTTCAAGGTCGCGGTGCTACGCGCGAGCGTGGACGCCAGCCGCCGCGAGGACTGGATCGCCGAGCAGTTGGACCGTGGCATCGACGTGCTCATCACCAACCCCGAGCTTGTGAAGACGGGACTGGACCTGTTGGAGTTTCCGACGATCGTGTTCATGCAGTCGGGCTACAACGTGTACTCGCTCCAGCAGGCGGCACGCCGCTCCTGGCGCATCGGGCAAAAGCTGTCCGTGCGCGTGATCTACCTCGGCTACGCGGCCACCTCGCAGATGACCTGCCTGGAGCTGATGGCCAAGAAGATCATGGTCTCGCAGTCCACCTCGGGCGATGTACCCGAATCCGGGCTGGATGTGCTTAACCAGGACGGTGATTCCGTCGAAGTGGCGCTGGCCCGGCAACTGGTCGTCGCCTGA
- a CDS encoding methyltransferase, whose amino-acid sequence MFSSLFKRPAPQKHPLFAPGTLQLSEKVHWLARKGLVDPLAYVQRHVRGDWGETDEATRQANDVAIRGDDPVISHFRITPELVLIVKTSEDHRTTVIQLPEERDMI is encoded by the coding sequence ATGTTCTCAAGCCTGTTCAAGCGGCCCGCGCCGCAGAAGCACCCGTTGTTCGCACCAGGTACGTTGCAGTTGAGCGAGAAGGTGCATTGGCTGGCCCGCAAAGGCCTGGTCGATCCCTTGGCCTATGTCCAGCGCCATGTGCGCGGTGACTGGGGCGAGACCGACGAGGCCACCCGACAAGCCAACGATGTCGCAATCCGCGGGGACGATCCGGTGATCTCCCACTTCAGGATCACGCCCGAACTGGTGTTGATCGTCAAGACCAGCGAAGACCACCGGACCACGGTGATCCAGCTTCCCGAAGAACGGGACATGATCTGA
- a CDS encoding PilL N-terminal domain-containing protein, translated as MCPSPPWFHHPERRLLAGFFGLLWSALAGGCATTSAPVAPDTIEEVSAAPVPEAPEYIPVVRYGRYTLVVLAPTAAQRDLLLQTIDVSVPEEARATVGDGLRHVLKRSGYGLCQTAHAVIELYALPLPAAHLHLGPMTLRDALLTLAGPAWELHADDRARQICFERPGDSMTADNAPAPPATEAVQTLPLAPAVSGGQP; from the coding sequence ATGTGCCCCTCTCCACCCTGGTTTCACCATCCCGAGCGCCGCCTGCTGGCGGGTTTTTTCGGCCTGCTTTGGTCGGCGCTGGCTGGCGGCTGCGCGACGACGAGCGCGCCGGTCGCGCCCGACACCATCGAGGAAGTCTCGGCCGCGCCCGTACCCGAGGCGCCCGAGTACATCCCCGTCGTGCGCTATGGCCGCTACACGCTTGTGGTACTGGCACCGACAGCAGCGCAGCGCGACCTGCTGTTGCAGACCATCGACGTGTCGGTCCCCGAGGAGGCCCGCGCCACGGTCGGCGACGGGCTACGGCATGTGCTCAAGCGCAGCGGTTACGGCTTGTGCCAGACGGCGCACGCGGTGATCGAGCTGTACGCACTGCCGCTGCCGGCAGCGCACCTGCACCTCGGCCCCATGACCTTGCGCGATGCACTGCTCACTCTGGCTGGCCCGGCATGGGAGCTGCACGCGGATGACCGCGCACGGCAAATCTGCTTCGAGCGACCCGGCGACAGCATGACCGCCGACAACGCACCCGCGCCGCCCGCCACCGAGGCGGTGCAGACGCTCCCGCTGGCACCCGCGGTTTCAGGAGGCCAGCCATGA
- a CDS encoding DUF3275 family protein: MAATSAPEQSGPPIIVPGQLTLRTIHGRNGKFNVGKLDCQLGKFTIKDAELEQYPEGKYQGEFVLRYIFLKSYPISDGSMRSEMRANLDGMTLLGIDKLSRDEARSFGTQEVDPLDEEQGAQPAATSAKPPKASRPAKLAPVQASADPLVDTTPFGMDAPTPTAATAPGSTEDGDADLFGLLWPLGESVKLDSTIDRRTLRAQIARLGEMGYALDFKTQEWSRQAELQPA, from the coding sequence ATGGCAGCCACATCGGCGCCCGAGCAATCGGGACCGCCCATCATCGTTCCAGGCCAACTCACGCTGCGCACCATTCATGGCCGCAACGGAAAGTTCAACGTCGGCAAGCTCGACTGCCAACTCGGCAAGTTCACGATCAAGGACGCTGAATTAGAGCAGTACCCCGAGGGCAAGTACCAAGGGGAATTCGTCCTCCGCTACATCTTCCTCAAAAGCTATCCGATCAGCGACGGCAGCATGCGTTCCGAGATGCGCGCCAACCTGGATGGCATGACGCTTCTCGGGATCGACAAACTGAGCCGTGACGAGGCACGCAGCTTCGGCACCCAGGAAGTCGATCCGCTTGATGAAGAGCAAGGGGCGCAGCCTGCGGCAACGTCGGCCAAGCCCCCCAAGGCATCCAGACCCGCCAAGCTCGCACCCGTGCAGGCGTCCGCGGACCCACTGGTCGATACCACGCCTTTCGGCATGGATGCGCCGACGCCCACTGCGGCGACTGCCCCTGGCAGCACCGAGGATGGCGACGCCGATCTGTTCGGCCTGCTGTGGCCGCTGGGCGAGTCCGTGAAGTTGGATTCCACCATCGACCGCCGCACCCTGCGCGCGCAGATCGCCCGTCTGGGCGAAATGGGCTACGCGCTGGACTTCAAGACGCAGGAGTGGAGCCGCCAGGCCGAACTGCAACCTGCGTGA